The region CTCAAAATCAATATAGGTGTAGTCAAAGTGTTTGGTTTAATGTTAAAGATTTTATTCCCTATAAGATGAATATTTTAGACAAAGAGGGAATAGTCAATACTGAAGTGATATATGAAGACTTTGACTACGATATTATTTTAGAACAATAGAGGGAGTTGCAGAAGATGAGTAATTTAAATGAACCAAAATTTGTTTGGGCTGAAATCAATTTAGACAACTTAGCGCATAATATTAAAGAAGTAAGACGAGTTGTAGATAAAGACACATTGATAGCGGCAGTAGTTAAGGCGAATGCATATGGGCATGGTTCTATTGAAGCTGCAAAGGTATTTTTAAAAAATGGAGCTGATAGATTAGCTGTTTCTACTATATCAGAAGCTATAGAATTGAGAAGAGCTGGAATCAATGTACCTATACTTATACTTGGTTATACACCTGATTGCTATCATAGCAAAGTTGTAGAAAATAATATTATAGAAACTATTTATACTGTTGAATCTGCTAAGTCTTTATCTTTAGTTGCAAGTAAATCTAATAAAGTTGCTACAATCCATATAAAAATTGATTCAGGCATGTGTAGACTAGGATTTAAAGCTGAAGAAAAGTCTTTGAAATTAATTGAAGAAATATCAAAACTACCTAATTTAAAAATAGAAGGAATATTTACCCATTTTGCCAAAGCAGATGAAGTAGATAAGTCTTTTACAAATACACAATTTGAGAGGTTTAAATGGGTAATTGATAATTTAAAAGAGAGAGGAATAGATATTCCTATTGTCCATGTTTCTAATAGTGCTGCAATTATTGATCTAAAAGAATATAATTTGGACATGGTAAGAAGTGGTATAATGATGTATGGTCTTTATCCATCCAATGAAGTAAACAAAAAAGGGGTAGATTTAAAACCAGCTATGACCTTAAAGGTTAGGATTTCAAATGTAAAGGAAGTACCTAGTGGAACCGGGATTAGCTATGGCCAAACATTTATTACTACAAGAAAAAGCAAAATTGCCACTATACCAATAGGATATGCTGATGGATATTCAAGACTATTGACTTCAAAAGCTGAAGTAGCTGTGAAAGGTAAAAGAGTCCCAGTAGTAGGAAAGATATGTATGGATCAGTGTATGATAGATGTAACTGATGTGGAAGATGTGCAAATAGGTGATGAAGTAATATTATTTGGTGATGGAACTAATTCTTCACCTCATATAAACGAAATAGCAGAAGCATTAGGTACTGTTAACTACGAAATAATATGTTTAGTAGGAAGAAGAGTACCTAGGCTGTATATAGAAAATGGTAAACCTGTTAAAATTATAGATTACTTATTAGATTAAAATTTGCATAATTTTTCATGTACATTGACACAATTATATTAACTATCTATAATTAGAAATATTATATTAATATTGAAATTCTACCTTTCAAATATATTTTGGGGCTATTTATAAGTGTACAGTTGCTTAGGGGGAAACTCTAAAGGCTTGGGGGTGCAAATTAATGGCTGAAACGAAAAGGATTATGATTAGTTTACCAAATAGTTTATTAGAAGAAGTTGATTTTATTGTCTCTAATGAAAAAAGGAACAGAAGTGAATTCATAAGGGAGGCTATGAAGCTTTATATAAGAGAAAAGAGAAAGGTTCAGATTTCAGAAGAAATGAAAAATGGATATAAAGAAATGAGTCAAATTAATTCTACTCTAGCAGAAGTTGGATTTGATCAGGACATGAGAGAGTTATTTGTCTACGAAGCAAAACTTACAGGGTGTGAAAAATTGTGATTATTAAAAGAGGAGATATCTTTTATGCTGATTTAAGTCCAGTAATCGGCTCAGAGCAGGGTGGAGTGAGGCCTGTACTTGTTATACAAAACAACATAGGTAATAAGTATAGCCCAACTATAATAATTGCAGCTATTACGTCGCAAATTAATAAGGCTAAACTACCTACCCATGTGGAGATAAATGCTCCTGAGTATGGACTTCCTAAAGATTCAGTTGTTTTATTAGAGCAAATTCGTACTATAGATAAAAAAAGATTAAGAGAAAGAATAGGCAAGTTTAGTAATGAAATGATGGAAAAAGTAGATGAGTGTTTAAAAATAAGTATTGGACTTGTAGAACTATAAGAAAATAAGCATGGTTAACATGCTTATTTTTTTGGGAAATTTCCTGGGAAATACACATATATATTTTAAAGCAAATGAATATATAGTATAATCAAAAGAAGGAGGTTTTGATATGAAAAAGAAATGGACTACAATATGCTTAATTGGATTATGTATTATAGCAGTATTCAGTGTAGAAAGGGAA is a window of Anaerosalibacter sp. Marseille-P3206 DNA encoding:
- the alr gene encoding alanine racemase, with translation MSNLNEPKFVWAEINLDNLAHNIKEVRRVVDKDTLIAAVVKANAYGHGSIEAAKVFLKNGADRLAVSTISEAIELRRAGINVPILILGYTPDCYHSKVVENNIIETIYTVESAKSLSLVASKSNKVATIHIKIDSGMCRLGFKAEEKSLKLIEEISKLPNLKIEGIFTHFAKADEVDKSFTNTQFERFKWVIDNLKERGIDIPIVHVSNSAAIIDLKEYNLDMVRSGIMMYGLYPSNEVNKKGVDLKPAMTLKVRISNVKEVPSGTGISYGQTFITTRKSKIATIPIGYADGYSRLLTSKAEVAVKGKRVPVVGKICMDQCMIDVTDVEDVQIGDEVILFGDGTNSSPHINEIAEALGTVNYEIICLVGRRVPRLYIENGKPVKIIDYLLD
- a CDS encoding CopG family ribbon-helix-helix protein, producing the protein MAETKRIMISLPNSLLEEVDFIVSNEKRNRSEFIREAMKLYIREKRKVQISEEMKNGYKEMSQINSTLAEVGFDQDMRELFVYEAKLTGCEKL
- a CDS encoding type II toxin-antitoxin system PemK/MazF family toxin, whose translation is MIIKRGDIFYADLSPVIGSEQGGVRPVLVIQNNIGNKYSPTIIIAAITSQINKAKLPTHVEINAPEYGLPKDSVVLLEQIRTIDKKRLRERIGKFSNEMMEKVDECLKISIGLVEL